A single genomic interval of Musa acuminata AAA Group cultivar baxijiao chromosome BXJ3-4, Cavendish_Baxijiao_AAA, whole genome shotgun sequence harbors:
- the LOC103980296 gene encoding probable folate-biopterin transporter 2 isoform X2, whose translation MVAPLSSQVSEDTEVMEENIELAGAQMKRKEAPEEGSRDSGEGYRFSDWSPLRWFRMLSEEMHWSFVFGVIAVYGISQGMGGSISRVATDYYWKDVQMVHPSAAQVYQGITSIPWIVKPLWGLLTDVLPVAGYRRRPYFILSGLLGILSMLTLSLHSKLHVIFALLAMTIGSAGVAIADVTVDACVAQNSINHPSLAADMQSLCGLSSSIGRLLGFSISGLLVHAIGSQGVLGLLSIPSVLVLSVGIMLKETHIPNFAYGEVFQKLQQAIRTMRTTLQCPSVWRPCVYMYMSLALSLNIEEGMFYWYTDKKSGPSFSEETIGFIFSIGSVGSLLGVLLYQNILKDYPFRGLLFWSQLISGIAGMLDLVMMIILKFLKKTLMISKILSWFHLSAKLDIKVEEVMPKSTSCCKFGFTRGFFIYGLLEPMVPLI comes from the exons ATGGTGGCTCCACTGTCTTCACAGGTTTCCGAGGATACGGAGGTCATGGAAGAGAATATTGAGCTAGCTGGAGCTCAGATGAAGCGGAAGGAAGCTCCCGAGGAAGGATCCCGGGATTCCGGTGAAGGATATCGGTTTTCGGATTGGTCTCCCTTGCGATGGTTCAGAATGCTGTCCGAGGAGATGCATTGGAGCTTTGTATTCGGCGTCATCGCAGTGTACGGGATCAGCCAGGGGATGGGCGGCTCCATATCGAGGGTTGCTACGGACTACTACTGGAAGGACGTTCAAATGGTGCATCCTTCGGCGGCGCAAGTCTATCAGGGAATCACTTCGATTCCTTGGATCGTCAAGCCTCTCTGGGGTCTTCTTACTGATGTACTCCCCGTGGCTGGGTATAGGAGGCGACCATACTTCATCTTGTCAG GTCTTTTGGGAATTTTATCAATGCTTACTCTATCTCTGCATAGCAAACTCCATGtcatatttgctttgctggcgatGACCATAGGAAGTGCAGGTGTGGCAATAGCAGATGTGACTGTTGATGCCTGTGTTGCACAAAACAGTATAAACCATCCTTCCCTTGCTGCTGATATGCAAAGCTTGTGTGGATTAAGTTCATCTATTGGAAGACTTTTGGGTTTTTCCATCAGTGGCCTACTAGTTCATGCAATTGGTTCTCAG GGCGTACTTGGCTTGTTAAGCATTCCTTCGGTGCTTGTACTCTCAGTTGGCATAATGCTAAAGGAGACGCACATACCAAACTTTGCTTATGGAGAG GTCTTTCAAAAGTTGCAGCAAGCCATCCGAACAATGCGGACAACTTTACAATGCCCTTCTGTGTGGAGACCttgtgtatacatgtatatgtctcTTGCCTTAAGCTTGAATATTGAAGAAGGAATGTTTTATTGGTACACAGATAAAAAATCAGGTCCATCTTTCTCTGAG GAAACAATAGGCTTCATCTTTTCCATTGGCTCTGTGGGTTCTCTTCTTGGAGTGCTACTATATCAAAACATTCTGAAGGACTATCCGTTCCGTGGGTTGCTTTTTTGGAGTCAGCTGATTTCTGGTATCGCTGGAATGCTGGACTTAGTTATG ATGATAATACTGAAGTTCTTGAAGAAGACGTTGATGATATCGAAGATATTGAGCTGGTTTCACTTGTCAGCAAAACTTGATATCAAAGTGGAAGAAGTTATGCCAAAATCAACGAGCTGTTGTAAGTTTGGTTTCACTCGGGGTTTCTTCATTTATGGCTTGCTTGAGCCAATGGTTCCATTAATTTGA
- the LOC103980296 gene encoding probable folate-biopterin transporter 2 isoform X1 encodes MVAPLSSQVSEDTEVMEENIELAGAQMKRKEAPEEGSRDSGEGYRFSDWSPLRWFRMLSEEMHWSFVFGVIAVYGISQGMGGSISRVATDYYWKDVQMVHPSAAQVYQGITSIPWIVKPLWGLLTDVLPVAGYRRRPYFILSGLLGILSMLTLSLHSKLHVIFALLAMTIGSAGVAIADVTVDACVAQNSINHPSLAADMQSLCGLSSSIGRLLGFSISGLLVHAIGSQGVLGLLSIPSVLVLSVGIMLKETHIPNFAYGEVFQKLQQAIRTMRTTLQCPSVWRPCVYMYMSLALSLNIEEGMFYWYTDKKSGPSFSEETIGFIFSIGSVGSLLGVLLYQNILKDYPFRGLLFWSQLISGIAGMLDLVMVLRLNLKFGLPDYFFAVIDESVSRMVGQFKWMPLLVLSSKLCPPGIEGTFFALLMSIDNVGLLTSSWAGGLLLHLLKVTRTEFGNLWAAILIRNIMRIVPLVLLFLVPKSDQNSTLLPADMLDTDDNTEVLEEDVDDIEDIELVSLVSKT; translated from the exons ATGGTGGCTCCACTGTCTTCACAGGTTTCCGAGGATACGGAGGTCATGGAAGAGAATATTGAGCTAGCTGGAGCTCAGATGAAGCGGAAGGAAGCTCCCGAGGAAGGATCCCGGGATTCCGGTGAAGGATATCGGTTTTCGGATTGGTCTCCCTTGCGATGGTTCAGAATGCTGTCCGAGGAGATGCATTGGAGCTTTGTATTCGGCGTCATCGCAGTGTACGGGATCAGCCAGGGGATGGGCGGCTCCATATCGAGGGTTGCTACGGACTACTACTGGAAGGACGTTCAAATGGTGCATCCTTCGGCGGCGCAAGTCTATCAGGGAATCACTTCGATTCCTTGGATCGTCAAGCCTCTCTGGGGTCTTCTTACTGATGTACTCCCCGTGGCTGGGTATAGGAGGCGACCATACTTCATCTTGTCAG GTCTTTTGGGAATTTTATCAATGCTTACTCTATCTCTGCATAGCAAACTCCATGtcatatttgctttgctggcgatGACCATAGGAAGTGCAGGTGTGGCAATAGCAGATGTGACTGTTGATGCCTGTGTTGCACAAAACAGTATAAACCATCCTTCCCTTGCTGCTGATATGCAAAGCTTGTGTGGATTAAGTTCATCTATTGGAAGACTTTTGGGTTTTTCCATCAGTGGCCTACTAGTTCATGCAATTGGTTCTCAG GGCGTACTTGGCTTGTTAAGCATTCCTTCGGTGCTTGTACTCTCAGTTGGCATAATGCTAAAGGAGACGCACATACCAAACTTTGCTTATGGAGAG GTCTTTCAAAAGTTGCAGCAAGCCATCCGAACAATGCGGACAACTTTACAATGCCCTTCTGTGTGGAGACCttgtgtatacatgtatatgtctcTTGCCTTAAGCTTGAATATTGAAGAAGGAATGTTTTATTGGTACACAGATAAAAAATCAGGTCCATCTTTCTCTGAG GAAACAATAGGCTTCATCTTTTCCATTGGCTCTGTGGGTTCTCTTCTTGGAGTGCTACTATATCAAAACATTCTGAAGGACTATCCGTTCCGTGGGTTGCTTTTTTGGAGTCAGCTGATTTCTGGTATCGCTGGAATGCTGGACTTAGTTATGGTACTTCGTCTGAACTTGAAGTTTGGGTTACCTGATTATTTCTTTGCTGTGATTGATGAGAGTGTCTCACGAATGGTTGGTCAATTCAAGTGGATGCCACTTCTTGTGTTGAGTTCCAAGCTTTGCCCTCCTGGCATCGAAGGCACCTTCTTTGCCCTGCTTATGTCCATCGATAATGTTGGCTTACTCACATCATCATGGGCTGGTGGTCTACTGCTTCATCTTCTAAAGGTTACACGAACAGAGTTCGGTAATCTTTGGGCTGCCATATTGATTAGGAACATAATGCGAATTGTACCTTTAGTTCTTCTATTTTTAGTACCGAAAAGTGATCAAAATTCTACACTTCTTCCTGCTGACATGCTTGACACAGATGATAATACTGAAGTTCTTGAAGAAGACGTTGATGATATCGAAGATATTGAGCTGGTTTCACTTGTCAGCAAAACTTGA